TTATTTGCCAGACAATCAGAAGCATATCAGCAGGATACGGTAAGCGAGACTGATTGGTTGAATTCCACCTTCATTACCAATGCTTCCGCTGTGGCTATGCAGGATTGGACGGGCAATCGTCTTTCTATTGAATACGCCATGACCACTGACTGGGATAACAATTGGCGTTCAGGTGGCTCGCTGGATGAAGTCATTGAAGAAGCCCACCTTTCTGAACGTTGGCTGTTGGAAGGTATTGAACGCTTTGCCAATGACCACGAAACACGCATGAAACGTCTTGGGATGAGTTAGGCTCCCGGACGAAACATATAGAGGGAATTATGAGAAAATTTGCAAATCGTTACGGTCGTTTAGGAACTGAGACAGCTTTTGCCGTGGGGGCAGATGCTGCAGCCTGGGCTGCCAAAGGGAATCATGTTTATCCATTTCATCTGGGGGATATGAATATTCCAACTCCGGAATACATCCTGGATGCTGCTTTGAAAGCCGCCCATGACGGTAAGACTGGCTACGCTCCAGGACCTGGTATCCTGCCGCTTAGGGAAGCATTAGCCGAAGATATCGGCATGGCTCGTGGATTGAACCTGACAGCTGAGAATATTTCTGTTCAACCCGGTGGCAAGCCGGTTATCGGAAAATTTTTGGCAGTACTCCTGGAAGAAGGCGCCGAGGCACTGTATCCCAATCCCGGATACCCCATCTATGAATCACAGATCGAGTACCTCGGGGGGAAAGCCCTGCCTTATGGATACGTGACAACCGATTCCGGTTTTGCTATTAACCGGGAAGAGATCGAAGCTCAGATTACTGAAAATACGAGCATCCTTATCTACAATAACTATCAAAACCCCATTGGGGCAGAATCAACTGAAGCAGAAATGCAGTGGTTGGCTGACCTGGCTCTTAAGCACAATCTTTGGGTCTTGTCTGATGAGGCTTATTTCGAGGTTCGCTACAGCGGCCGGAGCAAAAGTATTGCTTCATTGCCCGGTATGGCTGAACGGACAGTGATTCTCTATACTTTTTCAAAGAAGTTTGCCATGACGGGTTGGCGTTTGGGTTGTGCCGCCGGTCCCCGGGAATTGATCGATGCCATCTCAAAATTCAACACCAACCAGGAGTCTTGTTCAAATCATTTTGTGCAGGCAGCCGGTGTTGCTGCATTGAATGGTCCCCCAGGACCCCAGAGTGCCATTCTGGCTGAGCTGAAATTGCGTCGGGATGCTCTGGTTAAAGCTTTATTGGATATTGATGGTGTTAAAGTCTCTACACCGGAAACCACTTTCTACTTATTCCCGGATGTCACTGATATCTTCAAGCGCAAGGCTTACACCGACTCCAGCAAATTCAGGCTGGATGCCCTGTATGAAACAGGTGTTTCCTTTTGTTCACGAGAGCATTTTGGTAGACCACTGCCTGGAGAGGATAAGGTTTTCATTCGCTATGCCTATAGTGGTATTAATGTTGACCAGATCCAGGAAGGCCTGGCTGCTTTGAAAAACTTCTGGGAGTAGAAGCTTTTACATATTTACAATTAACAGTCAGTTTATAACCAGATGACATCTCGAGTTGGGATGTCATCTTGATTTAGGAAAACGATATGATCACGAAAAAAGATGCGTTGCATTATCATAGCATGGGTTCTCGCAAAGGGAAGATCGAAGTAATTGCTACCAAACCTTTTGTTACACAGAGAGATCTCAGTCTGGCGTACTCTCCAGGTGTGGCATATCCCTGTTTAGAGATCGAAAAAGATCCTGCTTTAGCCAACGAGTATACAGCTCGCGGTAATCTGGTGGCGGTGATATCCAATGGTACTGCTGTGCTTGGTTTGGGAAATATAGGTGCTTTAGCTGGCAAACCGGTCATGGAAGGAAAGGGAGTTCTGTTCAAACGATTTGCAGATATTGATGTCTTTGACATTGAGATCGATTCAGAGAACCCCGATGAGATCATCAATGCTGTAAAATTGCTGGAACCTACTTTTGGTGGTATCAATCTGGAGGATATCAAATCTCCTGAATGCTTCTACATCGAAAAAAAGCTTAAAGAAGAAATGAATATCCCGGTATTCCATGATGACCAGCATGGAACCGCTATCATCTCCGCTGCTGCCCTGCTAAATGCGGTTGAAGTAGTGGGGAAGAAAATGTCTGAGATCAAGATCGTTGTTTC
This portion of the Candidatus Neomarinimicrobiota bacterium genome encodes:
- a CDS encoding aminotransferase class I/II-fold pyridoxal phosphate-dependent enzyme; this translates as MRKFANRYGRLGTETAFAVGADAAAWAAKGNHVYPFHLGDMNIPTPEYILDAALKAAHDGKTGYAPGPGILPLREALAEDIGMARGLNLTAENISVQPGGKPVIGKFLAVLLEEGAEALYPNPGYPIYESQIEYLGGKALPYGYVTTDSGFAINREEIEAQITENTSILIYNNYQNPIGAESTEAEMQWLADLALKHNLWVLSDEAYFEVRYSGRSKSIASLPGMAERTVILYTFSKKFAMTGWRLGCAAGPRELIDAISKFNTNQESCSNHFVQAAGVAALNGPPGPQSAILAELKLRRDALVKALLDIDGVKVSTPETTFYLFPDVTDIFKRKAYTDSSKFRLDALYETGVSFCSREHFGRPLPGEDKVFIRYAYSGINVDQIQEGLAALKNFWE